A window of the Bufo gargarizans isolate SCDJY-AF-19 chromosome 1, ASM1485885v1, whole genome shotgun sequence genome harbors these coding sequences:
- the LOC122944140 gene encoding alcohol dehydrogenase 1-like, with protein MATAGKVIKCKAAVCWAPKQPLSIEEIEVAPPKAHEVRIKIVATGICRSDDHILKGEITDMKYPVILGHEAAGIVESVGEGVTDLKPGDKVIPLFMPQCKKCKCCVSSDTNVCCKNDIGKYNGVLLDNTSRFTCKGKPVHNFVSTSTFTEYTVVDDIAVAKIHQDAPLDKVCLIGCGFSTGYGSAVKAAKVKPGSTCAVFGLGGVGLSVIIGCKAAGASRIIAVDLNSDKFAKAKEFGATDFINPKDYDRPIDEVLTEMTEDGVDYAFEVIGNTGVMTSALKSTHFGYGKTMIVGVAPSTATISFDPMLVLTGRVLTGAVFGGWKSKDDVPKLVSDYMNKKFNFDGLITHRLPFLKINEGFELLRKGESIRTVLTV; from the exons ATGGCTACTGCTGGGAAA GTAATCAAATGTAAAGCTGCGGTGTGCTGGGCACCTAAACAACcgctcagcatagaagagattGAAGTtgcaccaccaaaggctcatgaAGTTCGCATAAAG ATTGTGGCGACTGGAATTTGTCGTTCAGATGATCATATTTTAAAAGGGGAAATAACTGACATGAAATACCCTGTGATACTGGGCCATGAAGCTGCTGGAATTGTAGAGAGTGTTGGTGAAGGAGTAACAGATCTGAAACCCG GAGACAAAGTCATCCCATTGTTTATGCCTCAGtgtaaaaaatgcaaatgttgtgTAAGTTCCGACACAAatgtgtgctgcaaaaatga CATTGGGAAATATAATGGAGTGCTATTGGACAACACCAGCAGATTTACCTGTAAGGGGAAACCTGTTCATAACTTTGTTAGTACCAGCACTTTTACCGAGTACACAGTGGTTGATGACATTGCTGTTGCTAAGATACACCAGGATGCACCGCTGGATAAGGTCTGCCTTATTGGCTGTGGATTCTCCACCGGATATGGCTCTGCTGTGAAGGCTGCTAAG gttAAACCCGGATCTACCTGTGCAGTATTTGGTCTGGGAGGAGTGGGTTTGTCTGTGATTATTGGATGTAAAGCAGCTGGAGCTTCTAGGATTATAGCCGTTGATTTAAACAGTGACAAATTTGCAAAAGCCAAAGAATTTGGAGCCACTGATTTTATCAACCCTAAAGATTATGACCGTCCTATCGATGAAGTGCTGACAGAGATGACTGAGGACGGAGTGGACTATGCTTTTGAGGTCATTGGAAACACTGGAGTCATG ACATCTGCTCTCAAATCCACTCACTTTGGCTATGGAAAAACTATGATTGTAGGTGTTGCTCCTTCAACCGCTACCATTTCCTTTGATCCAATGCTAGTTCTAACTGGACGTGTTCTGACTGGAGCTGTTTTTGGAG GATGGAAGAGTAAAGATGATGTACCAAAACTTGTGTCTGATTATATGAATAAGAAGTTTAACTTTGATGGGCTGATAACACACAGATTACCATTTCTGAAGATCAATGAAGGATTTGAACTTCTGCGTAAAGGAGAGAG